A single genomic interval of Rhizobium leguminosarum bv. trifolii WSM1325 harbors:
- a CDS encoding conserved hypothetical protein (KEGG: rec:RHECIAT_CH0000594 hypothetical protein) — translation MRLLFFVLALIAAMPPVSLADDQTVPWKEVGGWSVAVDPTLDNGCFVLTSFDDDTIFRLGFNFRKKDNPLYILLGNPNWKSLEKGKHYPIELSFDQSKRTADGRGLDLDGLKSLWIDFEDPDLIEEFAGKLSFRASFGGKQIVALGLKDSASAADELLACQKAVNDAVAKHPAPPQSKDPFEAKPGTQASDPFDL, via the coding sequence ATGAGACTTTTGTTTTTTGTACTCGCGCTCATAGCTGCGATGCCACCAGTGAGCTTGGCTGATGACCAGACAGTCCCATGGAAAGAGGTCGGGGGCTGGAGCGTGGCTGTCGACCCGACTTTAGACAATGGCTGTTTTGTTCTGACTTCCTTTGATGACGACACCATTTTTCGTCTTGGCTTCAATTTCCGCAAAAAGGACAACCCTCTTTACATTCTGCTCGGAAACCCAAACTGGAAATCCTTGGAGAAAGGTAAGCATTATCCCATCGAACTCTCGTTCGACCAGTCTAAACGGACGGCTGATGGGAGAGGTCTGGATCTCGATGGCCTCAAATCATTATGGATTGATTTCGAGGATCCCGACTTGATTGAGGAGTTCGCTGGTAAACTGAGTTTCCGCGCCAGCTTTGGAGGAAAGCAGATTGTGGCTCTCGGTTTGAAAGATTCCGCCAGTGCAGCGGATGAGTTGCTCGCCTGCCAAAAGGCGGTAAACGATGCGGTCGCAAAACATCCGGCGCCGCCACAATCAAAAGATCCGTTCGAAGCAAAGCCAGGCACCCAGGCCTCGGATCCTTTTGACCTTTAG
- a CDS encoding ApaG domain protein (PFAM: ApaG domain protein~KEGG: ret:RHE_CH00521 ApaG): MYRALTREIEVVVEPFYLEEQSDPDDDRYVWGYRIVISNNSGIAVRLVNRYWNITDQNGQVDEVTGPGVVGEQPRLSPGDTYEYSSGCPLDTPSGLMFGHYQMETDDGEMFDVDIPAFSLDSPGLLRVLN, from the coding sequence ATGTATCGCGCCCTCACAAGAGAGATCGAAGTTGTCGTCGAGCCGTTCTATCTGGAGGAGCAATCCGATCCGGACGACGACCGCTATGTCTGGGGTTACCGGATTGTCATCAGCAACAATTCCGGCATAGCCGTTCGACTGGTCAATCGTTACTGGAACATCACCGACCAGAACGGCCAGGTGGACGAGGTGACCGGTCCCGGCGTCGTCGGCGAGCAGCCGCGGCTCAGCCCCGGCGACACCTACGAATATTCCTCCGGCTGTCCGCTCGACACGCCCTCAGGGCTGATGTTCGGCCATTACCAGATGGAAACGGACGACGGCGAGATGTTCGATGTCGACATCCCCGCCTTCTCGCTGGATTCACCTGGGCTGCTGCGCGTGCTTAATTGA